Proteins encoded in a region of the Coffea eugenioides isolate CCC68of chromosome 4, Ceug_1.0, whole genome shotgun sequence genome:
- the LOC113769407 gene encoding transcription factor PRE3-like, which produces MSSRRSRSRHSAASRITDDQIIDLVSKLQQLLPELRNRCPDKVSAARVLQETCNYIRSLHREVDDLSERLSELLANSDTSQAALIRSLLSQQS; this is translated from the exons ATGTCAAGCCGAAGGTCGAGGTCAAGGCATTCAGCAGCTTCAAGGATCACTGATGATCAAATCATTGATCTTGTATCTAAGTTGCAGCAGCTTCTTCCTGAGCTTCGCAATAGATGCCCAGATAAG GTTTCAGCAGCCAGGGTCTTGCAGGAGACATGCAACTACATCAGAAGCTTGCACAGAGAAGTTGATGACTTGAGTGAGAGGCTGTCTGAATTGCTTGCAAATTCAGACACCAGCCAAGCAGCCCTAATTAGAAGCTTACTTAGTCAGCAGTCTTAA